The following proteins are co-located in the Camelina sativa cultivar DH55 chromosome 12, Cs, whole genome shotgun sequence genome:
- the LOC104729524 gene encoding agamous-like MADS-box protein AGL62 has product MVRSNKGRQKIEIKKMRNENNLQVTFSKRRFGLFKKASELCTLCGAQILMIVFSPGGKVFSFGHPSVRELIYRFQNFHHNSLIPHQPNNNLQLVESRPARNVQYLNEMLTHMLAKQEKAKHNRMTLDRVKQSREQRGIRWYEKDVKELDLTETDNLIGALQDVRTKLVSGMSHDSQLNVSHQNYMGETAVFGGGGNVDVGGIDLFDQRMNTFNYNPIMGFPNQTPLVGYNNDGVSYNMNYMSSYNFNER; this is encoded by the exons ATGGTGAGAAGTAACAAAGGTCGTCAAAAgatagagataaaaaaaatgagaaacgaGAACAACCTTCAAGTGACTTTCTCGAAAAGAAGGTTTGGTCTTTTCAAAAAAGCTAGTGAGCTTTGCACTTTGTGTGGTGCacagattttgatgattgtgttctCTCCCGGTGGAAAAGTGTTTTCTTTTGGCCATCCTAGTGTTAGAGAACTAATCTATCGTTTCCAAAATTTTCACCACAATTCTCTCATTCCCCACCAACCAAACAACAACCTACAGCTTGTTGAATCTCGTCCGGCTAGAAATGTCCAATACCTCAACGAGATGCTCACTCat ATGCTGGCCAAACAGGAAAAAGCGAAACATAATAGAATGACATTGGACAGGGTGAAACAATCAAGAGAACAAAGAGGAATCCGCTGGtatgaaaaagatgtgaaagaaCTCGACTTGACCGAAACCGACAATCTGATTGGTGCTCTTCAAGATGTAAGGACGAAGTTGGTAAGTGGCATGTCTCACGATTCTCAATTAAATGTTTCTCATCAGAATTACATGGGAGAAACTGCtgtctttggtggtggtggtaatgtTGATGTTGGCGGCATTGATTTGTTTGATCAAAGAATGAATACATTCAACTATAATCCAATCATGGGTTTTCCTAACCAGACACCATTGGTTGGATACAACAACGATGGAGTTAGTTACAACATGAACTACATGTCAAGTTACAACTTCAACGAGCGCTAG
- the LOC104716483 gene encoding transcription factor BEE 2 isoform X2, whose amino-acid sequence MDLSVLDRLKWLQQQQLVSPEFLHIIGSDGREELKRVETYLGNNNDELQSFRHFPEFGPDYDTIDGCISRTSSFHMEPVKNNEDNRAIALQNKRKPEGKTEKREKKKIKAEDETESSMKGKSNMSNTETSSEIQKPDYIHVRARRGEATDRHSLAERARREKISKKMKCLQDIVPGCNKVTGKAGMLDEIINYVQSLQQQVEFLSMKLSVINPELESHIDELSAKQAYFTGLPEAVSKQSMMADFRSFPLHQQGSLDYSVINANQTTSLGAKDQTSSSWETNSQFLYNNFRTDSVSNFFSLK is encoded by the exons ATGGACTTGTCTGTACTTGATAGGCTTAAATGGCTACAACAGCAACAATTGGTTTCACCTGAGTTTCTTCACATAATTGGCTCAGATGGGAGAGAAGAGCTCAAGAGAGTTGAGACTTATTTGGGAAACAACAATGATGAGTTGCAGAGTTTCAGACATTTTCCAGAATTCGGACCAGATTATGATACTATCGATGGCTGCATTTCCAGGACAAGTAGCTTCCATATGGAACCAGTGAAGAACAATGAAGATAACAGAGCCATTGCCTTGCAGAACAAGAGAAAGCCAGAG ggTAAgacagaaaagagagagaagaagaagatcaaagcaGAGGATGAAACAGAGTCAAGCATGAAAGGAAAATCAAACATGAGCAACACAGAGACATCTTCAGAGATCCAGAAACCAGATTACATCCATGTGAGAGCTAGACGAGGTGAAGCCACAGACAGACATAGCTTAGCAGAAAGG GCAAGGAGAGAAAAGATAAGCAAGAAGATGAAATGTCTTCAAGATATTGTTCCTGGATGCAACAAAGTTACTGGAAAAGCCGGTATGCTTGATGAGATCATCAACTATGTTCAATCTCTGCAACAGCAAGTCGAGTTCCTGTCGATGAAACTCTCTGTCATTAATCCAGAACTTGAGTCTCATATCGATGAATTATCCGCAAAACAG GCTTACTTCACAGGACTTCCGGAAGCTGTTTCGAAGCAGTCTATGATGGCGGATTTTAGATCTTTTCCATTACACCAGCAAGGATCTCTGGATTACTCAGTCATAAACGCAAATCAAACCACATCTCTCGGCGCT AAAGATCAGACATCTTCAAGCTGGGAAACTAACTCACAATTTCTTTACAACAACTTCAGAACTGATTCCGTTTCCAATTTCTTCAGCCTCAAGTAA
- the LOC104729530 gene encoding pheophytinase, chloroplastic, whose protein sequence is MSASCAVTPSVRTELFSSSSKRSIFPAQICRPRNKCEISRREFAIRGGVVASGVSVMGTSSASQSVPGSERLAFKPEGYNFWEWRGHKIHYVVQGEGLPLVLIHGFGASVFHWRYNIPELAKKYKVYALDLLGFGWSDKALIDYDAMVWTDQVIDFMKEVVKEPAVVVGNSLGGFTALTVAVGLPEQVTGVALLNSAGQFASESKKREEVDESVITKFIVKPFKEIFQRVVLGFLFWQAKQPSRIESVLKSVYIDSTNVDDYLVESISKPATDPNAGEVYYRLMTRFLTNQSKYTLDSVLSKMTCPLLLVWGDLDPWVGPTKAEKIKAYYSNSSLVHLQAGHCPHDEVPEAVNKALLDWLSINVASKPSSPKALEI, encoded by the exons ATGTCTGCTTCATGTGCTGTAACACCATCTGTTAGGACAGAGTTGTTCAGCTCATCATCTAAAAGATCAATCTTTCCTGCTCAAATTTGTCGACCCA GGAACAAATGTGAAATCAGCAGAAGGGAATTTGCAATTAGAGGAGGGGTTGTTGCTTCTGGAGTTTCAGTCATGGGtacttcttctgcttctcaGTCTGTTCCAG GTAGTGAGAGGTTGGCTTTTAAGCCAGAAGGGTATAACTTTTGGGAATGGAGAGGTCACAAGATTCATTATGTGGTTCAAGGTGAAGGCTTACCTCTTGTTCTTATTCATGGGTTTGGTGCTTCTGTCTTTCATTGGAG GTATAACATTCCTGAATTGGCTAAGAAATACAAGGTGTACGCCTTGGACTTACTTGGTTTCGGATGGAGTGACAAAGCTCTCATAGACTATGATGCCATGGTTTGGACAGATCAAGTTATTGATTTCATGAAAGAGGTAGTGAAAGAGCCAGCTGTTGTAGTCGGAAACAG CCTGGGAGGATTCACAGCCTTGACAGTTGCAGTAGGCTTACCTGAGCAGGTCACGGGAGTTGCACTTCTAAACTCTGCAGGACAATTTGCATCTGAGAGTAAAAAACGAGAGGAAGTCGATGAATCCGTGATAACCAAGTTTATAGTTAAGCCATTTAAAGAAATATTCCAACGCGTGGTTCTCGGGTTCTTGTTCTGGCAAGCCAAGCAGCCTTCTCGGATTGAATCTGTCTTAAAGAGT GTGTACATAGACTCTACTAATGTCGATGACTACCTCGTCGAATCCATTTCAAAACCTGCAACAGATCCTAATGCTGGAGAAGTATACTACAG ATTGATGACAAGGTTCTTAACGAACCAGAGTAAATACACTCTAGATAGTGTTCTAAGTAAGATGACTTGTCCGCTTCTGTTGGTTTGGGGAGATCTTGACCCGTGGGTTGGTCCTACTAAAGCCGAGAAAATCAAAGCATATTACTCCAACTCATCGCTCGTGCACTTACAAGCAGGGCATTGTCCTCATGATGAAGTCCCGGAAGCTGTAAACAAGGCTTTGTTGGACTGGTTGTCCATTAATGTAGCTTCAAAGCCATCTTCTCCTAAAGCCTTGGAAATATAA
- the LOC104729528 gene encoding U-box domain-containing protein 5-like, with the protein MAIDYTDRMHHSYKIHSSMCIELKNVVDRIMRIVPLIEDARPGCSSGIQTLCLLHKALAKARLLLQYCRESSKLYMAVTGDAILARGSSAKKSLEQCLNDIQSMVPTVLSIKITQIVQNLRSTVLTLESSEEEAGKAIRELMQRSTTSSVSSDESNNGFCFAAIRLQLTTPEAIAIERRSLKSLLAKLKEGEVDKRQILKFLLYLLKKHERNICEENSFSHHQFINASLHANAAEPEYSEEHSATTFPEQFKCPLSLTVMYDPVIISSGHTFERMRIQKWFDEGNVSCPVSKRRLDDFTMEPNVAIKNQISKWCARNGLDVQDPAMKDTKASSHNIDFSVSIASFGSSLCNIPDLGGLSITDLNSICSIDSPSYSKMLKGGYFTPMQRINSASGESVTDSSSHSEIEIDPLCGLTNLPWDAQIKVIEDVKSRFEHSTRAFRSMSPSKFLEPLITYLKNALERYGTAGDILKGGLDLLLAFLNGNRKAIEALEEEVFKMFSVFLESEVVAEEALNILEVVSSHQQGLSKITSSGSLSSLLKIAESQAEHLQEQAMITLKNLSSSSEICLEMVSLDFIQKLTSFLQRNIFCKHSIIILRNLCNTEKGRVCITETPDCLASIADLLESNVPEEQENAISILLQLCVQKIEYCDLVVKQATDIYSSLLLISNNGTDEAKVGASELLRALEEVGSDREEEEEESSRPEEETTASTSSQVVTSVTRQEPIITTIPAPKRCGPPKKSSFFGFNFSSLKKKKC; encoded by the exons ATGGCGATTGATTACACTGACAGGATGCATCACTCTTATAAG ATACACTCTTCCATGTGCATAGAACTGAAGAACGTAGTTGATAGAATCATGAGAATCGTTCCTCTTATAGAAGATGCTCGACCTGGTTGCTCCTCTGGCATTCAGACTCTTTGTTTACTCCACAAAGCTTTGGCTAAAGCTAGgctccttcttcaatattgcaGAGAATCCAGTAAACTCTACATG GCAGTAACAGGAGATGCTATACTCGCTAGAGGTTCTAGCGCAAAAAAATCATTGGAGCAATGCTTAAACGACATTCAAAGTATGGTACCCACTGTTTTGTCTATCAAG ATAACTCAGATAGTCCAAAATCTTAGATCAACTGTGTTGACTCTAGAAtcatctgaagaagaagctgggAAAGCTATTAGAGAATTGATGCAACGTAGCACaacttcttctgtttcttccgATGAGAGCAACAACGGTTTCTGTTTTGCAGCAATACGACTCCAACTTACAACACCTGAAGCCATTGCCATAGAGAGAAGATCCTTAAAGTCGCTTTTGGCGAAATTAAAAGAGGGTGAAGTGGATAAGAGACAGATTCTCAAGTTTCTTCTCTATCTCCTGAAAAAGCATGAAAGAAACATTTGTGAAGAGAACTCTTTCTCACATCATCAGTTCATCAATGCTTCTCTACATGCTAATGCTGCGGAACCCGAGTATTCTGAGGAACACAGTGCTACAACATTTCCCGAGCAATTCAAATGCCCTCTTTCTCTTACCGTGATGTATGATCCTGTCATCATTTCTTCAGGCCACACCTTTGAGAGGATGCGGATTCAGAAATGGTTTGATGAAGGCAATGTTTCCTGTCCTGTATCAAAAAGGAGACTGGATGATTTCACAATGGAGCCTAACGTAGCGATCAAGAATCAGATATCAAAATGGTGCGCGAGGAACGGTCTTGATGTCCAAGATCCAGCGATGAAGGACACAAAGGCTTCTTCTCACAATATCGACTTCTCTGTTTCCATTGCTAGTTTCGGAAGTTCTCTTTGCAATATCCCTGATCTCGGCGGCCTTTCGATTACGGATCTTAACTCGATCTGTTCCATTGATTCGCCATCTTACTCTAAGATGTTAAAAGGTGGTTACTTTACGCCAATGCAACGGATAAATTCTGCTTCAGGCGAGAGTGTCACTGATTCTTCTAGTCACAGCGAGATTGAGATAGATCCCTTATGTGGACTCACTAACCTTCCATGGGATGCACAGATCAAGGTCATTGAAGATGTCAAAAGTCGTTTTGAGCACAGTACCCGCGCTTTTCGGTCTATGTCACCGAGTAAGTTTCTTGAGCCACTTATCACATATCTGAAGAATGCTCTCGAAAGATATGGCACAGCGGGAGATATACTAAAGGGTGGATTGGATTTGTTATTGGCATTCCTCAATGGAAACAGGAAGGCTATAGAAGCTTTGGAAGAAGAGGTTTTCAAAATGTTCTCGGTCTTTCTCGAGTCCGAGGTAGTTGCTGAAGAAGCTTTGAACATACTTGAGGTTGTCTCCAGCCACCAGCAAGGTCTCTCCAAGATAACTTCATCaggctctctctcttccctcttgAAGATCGCAGAGTCTCAAGCAGAacatctccaagaacaagctaTGATCACACTCAAGAACCTTTCATCAAGCAGTGAGATATGTCTGGAAATGGTATCTCTCGATTTCATCCAGAAGCTCACATCTTTCTTGCAACGAAACATATTCTGCAAACACTCGATCATCATTCTGAGGAACCTCTGCAACACCGAGAAAGGTCGGGTTTGTATCACTGAAACTCCGGATTGTTTAGCTTCCATAGCTGATTTACTCGAGTCAAATGTTCCAGAGGAGCAAGAGAATGCAATCTCCATCCTCCTCCAGCTCTGTGTGCAGAAGATTGAGTATTGTGATCTTGTAGTGAAACAAGCAACTGATATTTACTCATCTCTTCTCTTGATCTCCAACAATGGAACCGACGAAGCTAAGGTGGGAGCATCGGAATTGCTTAGAGCTCTTGAAGAAGTAGGTTctgacagagaagaagaagaagaagaatcatccagaccagaagaagaaacaactgCTTCAACTAGTTCACAGGTTGTTACTTCAGTTACTCGTCAGGAACCTATCATAACAACAATACCAGCTCCAAAGAGATGTGGTCCTCCAAAGAAATCTAGTTTTTTTGGATTCAATTTCTCCagtctcaagaagaagaaatgttaA
- the LOC104729525 gene encoding ATPase family AAA domain-containing protein 3C-like has product MVGKTKKSTIIHRQKSMAASRLCSAAAIAAAFTSMSLSQNRAYADSRSWFPFYSSSPSPPPSDSPANQSSSDSSKSNKAEPDEPKGSGFDPEALERAAKALRDINSSPLSKQVFDLMRKQEKTRLAELAAEKSQYEAVQAHTDIERQRKLAEDQRNLLQTHAQTKAQSLRYEDELARKRQQTDHEAQRHHNVELVKMQEESSIRKERTRIATEEQIQAQHRQTEKERAELERETIRVKAMAEAEGRGHEAKLTEEQNRRLLMERINGEREKWLAAINTMFSHIEGGFRTLLTDRNKLIMTVGGATALAAGVYTTREGARVTWGYINRMLGQPSLIRESSMGRFPWSGRMSQFKNRISGTAAASVAQGKKPLDNVVLHPSLKTRIERLARATSNTKTHQAPFRNMMFYGPPGTGKTMVAREIARKSGLDYAMMTGGDVAPLGSQAVTKIHQIFDWAKKSNKGLLLFIDEADAFLCERNSTYMSEAQRSALNALLFRTGDQSRDIVLVLATNRPGDLDSAVTDRIDEVIEFPLPGEEERFKLLNLYVNKYLKNSENDTKHKWSHLFKKLSQKITVSADLTDQVISEAAKKTEGFSGREIAKLVAGVQAGVYGRKDCVLDSQLFEEIVGYKVEEHHQRHRLASEGFQPLLFSS; this is encoded by the exons ATGGTCGGCAAAACCAAGAAATCAACCATCATCCACCGTCAAAAATCCATGGCTGCTTCTAGATTATGTTCCGCGGCGGCGATAGCTGCTGCGTTCACTTCAATGTCATTGTCTCAGAACCGTGCTTACGCTGATTCTCGATCCTGGTTTCCtttctattcttcttctccatctccacctCCGTCAGATTCTCCGGCGAATCAATCGTCGTCGGACTCTAGTAAGTCTAATAAAGCAGAGCCTGATGAGCCCAAAGGATCTGGTTTTGATCCTGAGGCCCTTGAGAGAGCTGCTAAAGCTCTTAGAGATATCAATAGCTCTCCCCTTTCCAAACAG GTGTTTGATCTCATGAGGAAGCAGGAGAAAACTCGTTTAGCTGAACTAGCGGCTGAGAAATCTCAGTACGAAGCTGTTCAAGCACACACTGATATT GAGAGACAGCGGAAATTGGCTGAGGACCAGAGAAATCTTTTGCAGACACATGCGCAAACCAAAGCACAGAGTCTTCGGTATGAGGATGAATTGGCAAGAAAGAGACAACAG ACAGATCATGAAGCTCAGAGACATCATAATGTGGAATTGGTTAAGATGCAAGAGGAGTCCTCTATTAGgaaagagagaacaagaatcGCCACAGAAGAACAGATCCAAGCTCAGCATCGCCAaactgagaaagagagagctgaACTTGAGCGAGAGACGATTCGTGTCAAGGCCATGGCTGAAGCTGAAGGTCGAGGTCATGAAGCCAAACTTACTGAAGAGCAAAACAGAAGATTGCTTATGGAGAGGATAAATGGTGAAAGGGAGAAGTGGCTTGCTGCAATCAACACAATGTTCAGTCACATTGAAG GCGGGTTTAGGACCTTATTAACCGATAGGAATAAGCTGATTATGACTGTTGGAGGAGCTACTGCATTAGCTGCAGGAGTTTACACAACTCG TGAAGGAGCTAGAGTTACATGGGGTTATATTAATAGGATGCTTGGACAACCATCACTTATTCGAGAATCTTCCATGGGTAGATTTCCTTGGTCAGGCCGAATGTCTCAATTCAAGAACAGAATCTCGGGAACAGCAGCAGCATCTGTAGCACAAGGGAAAAAGCCGCTTGATAATGTCGTTCTCCATCCTTCTTTAAAGACGCGAATCGAGCGACTCGCTAGAGCTACATCAAATACCAAAACACATCAAGCACCATTCCGCAACATGATGTTTTATGGACCTCCTGGTACTGGTAAAACTATGGTGGCAAGGGAAATAGCTCGGAAATCT GGTCTGGATTATGCTATGATGACAGGAGGAGATGTTGCTCCCTTGGGATCACAAGCTGTTACTAAAATCCATCAGATATTTGATTGGGCTAAGAAATCAAACAAAGGTTTACTTCTTTTCATTGATGAAGCCGATGCTTTTTTATGCGA GCGTAACAGCACTTACATGAGTGAGGCTCAACGTAGTGCTCTGAACGCGTTGCTCTTCCGAACTGGTGATCAGTCTCGGGACATTGTTCTTGTCTTAGCTACAAACAGGCCTGGAGATCTCGATAGTGCGGTTACAGACAGGATTGATGAAGTCATTGAGTTCCCACTTCCAGGGGAAGAAGAACGTTTCAAGCTTCTCAATCTCTATGTTAACAAATATCTAAAGAATAGTGAGAACGACACAAAACACAAATGGAGTCATTTGTTTAAGAAGCTGTCACAGAAGATTACAGTTAGCGCCGACTTAACTGATCAAGTGATATCTGAGGCTGCAAAGAAGACGGAAGGGTTCTCTGGCCGTGAGATTGCAAAGCTTGTGGCTGGAGTACAAGCTGGTGTATACGGACGAAAGGATTGTGTTTTGGATTCACAGCTTTTTGAAGAGATTGTTGGATATAAAGTTGAAGAACATCACCAAAGGCATAGGCTTGCTTCTGAAGGTTTTCAACCattactcttctcttcttag
- the LOC104716483 gene encoding transcription factor BEE 2 isoform X1 — protein MDLSVLDRLKWLQQQQLVSPEFLHIIGSDGREELKRVETYLGNNNDELQSFRHFPEFGPDYDTIDGCISRTSSFHMEPVKNNEDNRAIALQNKRKPEGKTEKREKKKIKAEDETESSMKGKSNMSNTETSSEIQKPDYIHVRARRGEATDRHSLAERARREKISKKMKCLQDIVPGCNKVTGKAGMLDEIINYVQSLQQQVEFLSMKLSVINPELESHIDELSAKQFQAYFTGLPEAVSKQSMMADFRSFPLHQQGSLDYSVINANQTTSLGAKDQTSSSWETNSQFLYNNFRTDSVSNFFSLK, from the exons ATGGACTTGTCTGTACTTGATAGGCTTAAATGGCTACAACAGCAACAATTGGTTTCACCTGAGTTTCTTCACATAATTGGCTCAGATGGGAGAGAAGAGCTCAAGAGAGTTGAGACTTATTTGGGAAACAACAATGATGAGTTGCAGAGTTTCAGACATTTTCCAGAATTCGGACCAGATTATGATACTATCGATGGCTGCATTTCCAGGACAAGTAGCTTCCATATGGAACCAGTGAAGAACAATGAAGATAACAGAGCCATTGCCTTGCAGAACAAGAGAAAGCCAGAG ggTAAgacagaaaagagagagaagaagaagatcaaagcaGAGGATGAAACAGAGTCAAGCATGAAAGGAAAATCAAACATGAGCAACACAGAGACATCTTCAGAGATCCAGAAACCAGATTACATCCATGTGAGAGCTAGACGAGGTGAAGCCACAGACAGACATAGCTTAGCAGAAAGG GCAAGGAGAGAAAAGATAAGCAAGAAGATGAAATGTCTTCAAGATATTGTTCCTGGATGCAACAAAGTTACTGGAAAAGCCGGTATGCTTGATGAGATCATCAACTATGTTCAATCTCTGCAACAGCAAGTCGAGTTCCTGTCGATGAAACTCTCTGTCATTAATCCAGAACTTGAGTCTCATATCGATGAATTATCCGCAAAACAG TTTCAGGCTTACTTCACAGGACTTCCGGAAGCTGTTTCGAAGCAGTCTATGATGGCGGATTTTAGATCTTTTCCATTACACCAGCAAGGATCTCTGGATTACTCAGTCATAAACGCAAATCAAACCACATCTCTCGGCGCT AAAGATCAGACATCTTCAAGCTGGGAAACTAACTCACAATTTCTTTACAACAACTTCAGAACTGATTCCGTTTCCAATTTCTTCAGCCTCAAGTAA
- the LOC104729527 gene encoding protein RADIALIS-like 3, producing the protein MASSSTSSNATWTRKENKLFERALAKYDQDTPDRWHNVARAVGSKSAEEVRRHYELLIRDVNDIDSGRYPDPNYQSNGYNH; encoded by the coding sequence ATGGCTTCCAGTTCCACGAGCTCTAACGCTACTTGGACACGTAAGGAGAATAAACTGTTTGAAAGGGCACTGGCTAAATATGACCAAGACACTCCTGACCGTTGGCATAACGTTGCCAGAGCAGTAGGTAGTAAATCAGCTGAAGAAGTAAGGCGACACTATGAGCTCCTCATTAGGGATGTCAATGACATTGATTCAGGGCGTTATCCGGATCCCAATTACCAGTCAAATGGATACAACCACTGA